A stretch of Candidatus Lokiarchaeota archaeon DNA encodes these proteins:
- a CDS encoding M20/M25/M40 family metallo-hydrolase produces the protein MGLDTLSVLETLVETNTVSDRDKGKRASSECPKYITKTIEDFGFTTDILESEGYWSAFGRKGDGDKKILFLAHFDTVPPGKGWKTDPFELVVEGNRAYGRGTCDDKGNIVSMLLLAEKLQTTNPSMTVMLAATGDEEIGGAHGAGNLRNYLDENGLMPDYVVVADGIGQVIIHRRRNALPTHVKVKKHLSQMKGEIETKQFQTDLFGSDTRHSAYQRPGVDRHALLAASKYLDLHPFAGVTKVEGAFVKSNVIPDWIELEIVHPDESGATVDYDQGLTDLLRAALPMAQAAFPTEHSDMGKVVSPNLLELKDGVWDLYLDVRAMTNDSESAKKAFQESLRGKAEVTSLTVGAGQGYVDSDPNSQLIKAARKALDRIGIKTRLIEGGGASDSRYFAGENTQVFDFGPIGDNLHGANEWVLVPSIEENAEFFYELINILS, from the coding sequence ATGGGTCTAGATACGCTTTCTGTGCTTGAGACACTTGTTGAGACCAATACCGTTTCGGACAGAGACAAAGGAAAAAGGGCTTCATCAGAGTGTCCAAAATACATTACGAAGACCATAGAGGATTTCGGATTTACAACTGATATTCTGGAGTCAGAAGGATATTGGAGTGCATTCGGGAGAAAGGGAGATGGCGACAAGAAGATTCTGTTTCTTGCTCATTTTGATACTGTTCCCCCCGGGAAGGGTTGGAAGACCGATCCTTTCGAGCTTGTAGTCGAGGGTAACCGCGCCTACGGCCGGGGAACTTGCGACGACAAGGGAAACATCGTTTCCATGCTCCTCCTAGCCGAAAAGCTGCAAACAACTAATCCGTCGATGACTGTCATGCTGGCAGCTACTGGTGATGAAGAAATAGGTGGGGCTCATGGCGCTGGGAATCTTAGAAACTATCTTGATGAAAATGGTCTTATGCCCGATTATGTTGTAGTGGCAGATGGAATCGGTCAAGTGATAATCCATCGAAGACGAAACGCTTTGCCGACCCACGTAAAAGTAAAGAAACACCTCTCTCAGATGAAGGGAGAAATCGAGACCAAACAATTCCAGACTGATCTTTTTGGCAGTGATACAAGACATTCAGCCTACCAACGACCTGGCGTAGATCGGCATGCCCTCTTGGCTGCCTCGAAATACCTTGATTTGCATCCATTTGCTGGAGTAACCAAGGTTGAAGGGGCTTTCGTAAAATCAAATGTGATTCCCGACTGGATTGAGCTTGAGATAGTGCATCCAGATGAATCTGGTGCGACGGTTGACTATGATCAGGGCCTTACTGACTTGTTACGAGCAGCTCTTCCAATGGCTCAAGCTGCATTTCCAACCGAGCATTCCGATATGGGGAAGGTTGTCTCTCCCAACTTACTCGAGCTAAAGGACGGTGTATGGGATCTCTATCTAGATGTTCGAGCCATGACAAATGATTCGGAAAGTGCAAAAAAAGCGTTCCAAGAATCACTGCGAGGAAAAGCCGAAGTTACATCTCTTACGGTTGGTGCAGGGCAAGGTTACGTTGATTCCGATCCCAATTCACAGCTAATCAAAGCGGCACGAAAAGCTCTTGATCGTATAGGAATCAAAACCCGATTGATTGAAGGTGGTGGCGCCTCTGATTCGCGTTATTTCGCGGGTGAGAATACCCAAGTCTTTGATTTTGGCCCAATTGGAGACAATCTACACGGAGCTAACGAATGGGTACTTGTGCCATCTATCGAGGAGAATGCCGAGTTCTTCTACGAACTCATCAACATTCTCTCATAG
- a CDS encoding isoleucine--tRNA ligase — translation MTNLPKRYHPVEVEHEILKFWKKKDIYQKTVEYRKSGPRWNFLEGPPTTNGFMHVGHARGRAMKDAQLRYMTMKGYNVWRRGGWDMQGLPVELEVEKNEGIAEKGEIESAMGLDQFVQKCKDLVDYYLEGWVEDSKRLGLWLDYEEAYKTRRDDYIEHVWHFLKLASEEGLLGRGYRVNPICPRCVTALSGHEVSQGYETKTDPSIYVKFKRKGVENEYLVIWTTTPFTIISNEMVSVHPDYKYVKVKVDDEYWWLVEDLMETVLDKAGVEDYEVVEKIGGNEMIGWKYEHPFRDEVEWHQEHDEEYMHAVVTGRHVTVDEGTGLVHTAPGFGPDDFDIGKEFGVPVFCPVTKQGRFTEEVPMFEGEYVFDTNEIVPKQLDEKGLLLHDETVDHEYPHCWRCDTPLIYVADSTQWFLKMKGVREKLVEKNQQIDWTPEWAGSGRFGDWVANADDWCISRSRVWGSPLPVWVCDDCQHEVVIGSRKELKEKAVEFPDEFELHRPWVDKVVLECPECEGMMHRESFVTDCWLDSGMAHTASVDYLGDESLFPQLFPYDFITEAVDQSRGWFYSLLYTGVVMHGEAPFKACVSQGHVLDEHGGKMSKSKGNVVWAEDAFDEVGADPFRLFMLSRSAPWTRLNYSNKEVNHITKRLDIFWNVFLFAETYMELDEFVFDKDRMFSGLSDAKLEEKWLVSRVQSVLEEFHGYMDEYLYHHASRVLLDFITEDLSRIYLPLVKRRVWLESDNPEKLMTYDVLFYTLQTSLRCMNIFTPYFGEKLHQDFLMRFSDDQPETINMAYMPDVNDSYLDEELEATFDVLEELRSAASHARNKSGIKLRHPVKKIMFVPASGDAAERANNLHDILLEDLNTREFEVIDSERASQFIELETYPNYENLGPRFKGDTDAVVSALENVDAKRLKEELEEGLARLDVNGKEVELEPDDVSFSEQLVGELSRSDSRFGTVYVDNTRTRELEAEGLVRDVTRRVQVMRKEMDLDVEEMLELVLKFSDEESVELTDMFSDYLATETRAESMQLFGPDETVDWDSFEYVKDWEIDDLKLKVGMTPK, via the coding sequence TGCAATGAAAGATGCACAGTTACGTTACATGACAATGAAAGGATATAATGTCTGGAGACGGGGTGGGTGGGATATGCAAGGGCTTCCTGTAGAGCTTGAAGTTGAAAAGAACGAAGGAATCGCTGAAAAGGGGGAAATAGAATCTGCAATGGGGCTCGACCAATTCGTTCAGAAATGCAAAGATCTTGTGGACTACTACCTTGAGGGGTGGGTTGAAGATTCCAAGCGTCTAGGTCTTTGGCTCGATTACGAGGAAGCCTACAAAACAAGAAGAGATGATTACATAGAACATGTGTGGCATTTTCTTAAGCTGGCAAGCGAGGAGGGGTTACTGGGAAGGGGCTATAGAGTAAATCCAATCTGTCCCAGATGTGTAACCGCGCTCTCAGGTCACGAAGTATCCCAGGGTTATGAAACAAAAACAGACCCGTCTATATATGTCAAATTCAAGAGAAAAGGGGTAGAAAACGAGTATCTAGTGATATGGACGACCACTCCGTTCACCATCATATCAAACGAGATGGTATCTGTTCATCCCGACTACAAGTACGTCAAAGTGAAAGTAGATGATGAATATTGGTGGCTCGTTGAGGATTTGATGGAAACAGTCTTGGACAAAGCAGGTGTTGAAGACTATGAAGTAGTTGAGAAAATAGGCGGCAACGAAATGATCGGATGGAAATACGAACATCCATTCAGAGACGAAGTCGAATGGCACCAAGAACACGATGAAGAATACATGCATGCAGTGGTCACAGGAAGGCATGTTACAGTAGATGAAGGTACAGGATTAGTTCATACAGCCCCAGGTTTCGGACCTGATGACTTTGACATAGGTAAAGAATTTGGCGTGCCTGTCTTCTGCCCAGTTACGAAGCAGGGACGATTTACTGAAGAAGTTCCCATGTTCGAAGGGGAGTATGTTTTTGATACAAACGAAATTGTTCCCAAACAACTGGATGAAAAAGGCTTACTCCTTCATGATGAGACCGTGGATCACGAATATCCACACTGTTGGCGTTGTGATACACCGTTAATCTATGTCGCAGATAGTACTCAATGGTTTCTCAAAATGAAAGGTGTCCGAGAGAAACTGGTTGAGAAGAACCAACAAATCGACTGGACCCCCGAATGGGCAGGTTCGGGCCGTTTCGGTGATTGGGTGGCCAATGCTGATGACTGGTGCATATCCAGGTCCAGAGTATGGGGCTCCCCACTGCCAGTATGGGTGTGTGATGATTGTCAACACGAGGTAGTCATAGGTTCACGCAAAGAACTGAAAGAGAAAGCAGTTGAATTTCCGGACGAGTTCGAATTGCATCGACCATGGGTTGACAAGGTTGTACTTGAATGCCCGGAATGTGAAGGAATGATGCATCGAGAGAGCTTTGTTACTGACTGCTGGCTTGATTCAGGTATGGCCCATACCGCCAGTGTGGATTATCTTGGTGATGAGAGCTTGTTCCCACAGCTTTTCCCATATGACTTCATCACTGAAGCAGTGGATCAGTCCCGAGGATGGTTCTATAGCCTCCTCTACACAGGGGTAGTAATGCATGGAGAAGCACCATTCAAAGCTTGTGTAAGCCAAGGACATGTTCTTGATGAACACGGAGGAAAAATGAGCAAGTCAAAAGGAAATGTAGTGTGGGCAGAAGATGCCTTTGATGAAGTTGGCGCAGACCCATTCCGATTGTTCATGCTAAGCAGATCAGCACCGTGGACAAGGCTCAACTACAGCAACAAAGAAGTGAACCATATAACAAAGCGACTTGATATTTTCTGGAACGTTTTTCTCTTCGCTGAAACTTACATGGAGCTTGACGAGTTTGTATTTGACAAGGACCGGATGTTTTCGGGTCTCTCAGATGCCAAACTGGAAGAAAAATGGCTCGTATCGCGAGTCCAGAGTGTCCTGGAAGAGTTCCATGGGTATATGGACGAGTATCTCTATCATCACGCTTCAAGGGTCCTCCTTGATTTCATAACTGAGGACTTGAGTAGAATCTACCTCCCACTTGTGAAGCGAAGAGTCTGGTTAGAAAGTGATAATCCCGAGAAATTGATGACATATGATGTGCTATTCTACACTCTGCAGACCTCTCTCCGCTGCATGAATATATTCACACCGTACTTCGGCGAGAAACTGCATCAAGACTTTCTGATGAGGTTCTCTGATGATCAACCAGAAACGATAAACATGGCATATATGCCAGATGTCAATGATTCTTATCTGGATGAGGAACTCGAAGCAACCTTTGATGTCTTGGAGGAGCTTAGATCAGCAGCAAGCCATGCCCGAAACAAGAGCGGAATAAAGCTGAGACATCCTGTGAAGAAAATCATGTTTGTCCCGGCTTCCGGTGATGCAGCTGAGCGGGCAAACAACCTTCACGATATACTCTTGGAAGACCTAAATACAAGAGAATTCGAGGTTATTGATTCGGAACGGGCATCCCAGTTCATCGAACTCGAGACCTACCCCAACTATGAGAATCTTGGCCCTAGGTTCAAGGGCGATACTGATGCAGTAGTTTCTGCCCTTGAAAATGTTGATGCAAAAAGGTTGAAGGAAGAGCTGGAAGAGGGTTTGGCGAGGTTAGATGTCAACGGGAAAGAGGTGGAACTAGAACCCGATGATGTCAGTTTCAGTGAGCAGCTAGTAGGAGAACTCAGTCGTTCGGACAGCAGATTCGGAACAGTCTATGTAGATAATACCCGTACGCGAGAGCTCGAGGCCGAAGGATTGGTCCGCGATGTAACGCGTAGAGTGCAGGTCATGAGAAAAGAGATGGATCTTGATGTGGAAGAGATGCTTGAGCTTGTTCTGAAATTCTCAGATGAAGAATCCGTAGAACTGACCGACATGTTTTCAGACTATCTGGCAACAGAAACACGTGCGGAATCCATGCAGCTCTTTGGCCCAGATGAGACTGTGGACTGGGACAGTTTTGAGTATGTCAAAGACTGGGAGATAGACGACTTGAAGCTGAAAGTCGGTATGACACCGAAGTAG